The Candidatus Roizmanbacteria bacterium CG_4_9_14_0_2_um_filter_38_17 genomic sequence TTAATATCTATAACAGTTACCTCAAACTGCTCTTCAATAGCAACTTTTATTTGATTTTTATTTGCTTGTGTATCTACCAGGAATGTATACACATTAGCCTTAGAAGCATCTTGCAATGTTTTTTCTGTAATCACCGCTTTTTTAATAATATCTCGTGCTCTCATAAGTTATTTAGAAATTAAATCTTTCAACTCTGTTAATCCATCAGGTGTAAAAAATAACTTGTCATAATACAAAACCTCATAGGTATTGATTAAGTTAGGTGTCTTAAGCTCAACATTGGACAAATTTCTCATTCCAAGCTGTAAATTTTTCTCGCCTTTTCCTGTAATAAACAAAGCTTTATCTTTACCAAGTTCAACTCCAAGTTTTTTTGTCATAACACCAGCATATTCTTTAGTCTTAGAATTAAGCTTATCCAGCCCCTCAACTACAAATATCTGCTTTGCAGCAAATTGCGCTGAAAGTGCACAAATTAAGGCTTTTCTCTTCATTTTTTTTGGCATCAGACGAGACCAGTCGCGCTGGGTTGGTCCATGTGTTACTCCACCACCGACAAAAATGTTTGAATAACGATCTCCATGGCGAGCTCGCCCGGTTCCCTTTTGACGCCATATTTTAATCCTCGAACCACTAACTTCCGACCTAGTCTTAACCTTCACATTGCCTTGGCGCTGATTAAAAAGATACACCCTTACAGCTTGGCGAAGCAAATTTTCATTCACTTCTTGACCAAAAA encodes the following:
- a CDS encoding 50S ribosomal protein L23 gives rise to the protein MRARDIIKKAVITEKTLQDASKANVYTFLVDTQANKNQIKVAIEEQFEVTVIDIKTITIQGKTKRKGQMRRNTVKTSPRKKALLKLKEGDKIELFEIGG
- a CDS encoding 50S ribosomal protein L4, which codes for MKANIILAKGTKKEAKIDLPKEIFGQEVNENLLRQAVRVYLFNQRQGNVKVKTRSEVSGSRIKIWRQKGTGRARHGDRYSNIFVGGGVTHGPTQRDWSRLMPKKMKRKALICALSAQFAAKQIFVVEGLDKLNSKTKEYAGVMTKKLGVELGKDKALFITGKGEKNLQLGMRNLSNVELKTPNLINTYEVLYYDKLFFTPDGLTELKDLISK